From Falco naumanni isolate bFalNau1 chromosome 4, bFalNau1.pat, whole genome shotgun sequence:
CTTTCAGCATCCCTTAATCCAGTCACAGGCAGACTGCTTTTGAGGAATCAGATTTCAGTTTTTGTATCAGATCAGAAACAGTTGTTACGGTGTAGCAGGGAACGGATCCTGTGGCTCAGCAGTTTTATTGATTTAAATGGATGTAGACTGGTATGCTATAGAGCACTCCAAGGAAGTATGGTTCTATCTGTGACAGGGTTTTTCAGGAACACTGTGTGCAGAGGTTGGATACAGGGTTAAAAGAAACATGAGCCAAACCCATGCCTTCTGCAAGTAATCACTGTCAACTATTGCAACAAAACCCCTATTGTGTATTTCCTGAAGTCCAAGGAAGAAGTTAGTTAAACCACATGGAAAGgattacaatgaaaaaaattgcagaaagtacaaaagctttttcaaaatcaTAACCTGGCCCTAACTGCCTCTGCCAGAACAgctgagtatttttttaagagctgtaACTCACTTTATCAAGTTCATAGAACTCAATTCGTTCTTCCTGGCTGCAGCTTCTTCCAATGGGGGACACATTTAACATCCCGTTGCGGAACTCGATAAAAGTGCCCCTGAAAAAGAATTGACAATAGATGAAAAATTGCTCAAAATATCACAATGAGTATCACAAtaagattttgtttcattccGAAGACAATGGGAATCAGATGTCTCCTTCAGCCTCTCATTGTATGCATAAAATACCAAACATGTAGGAACCTCTGGCATCAAGGAGGCTTTGGGACTTTTATTTGAATCTGGCAACCTCAACATCATCCTTAATGACTTTTAGAAGTATGATTGGAACATCCTGTGAACCCGGTTCTCAAGACCCTGACAGGCCAGTCTGTCAGCTTTGGGGTGAAGGGGCAAAATTCAGAGCAATCTTGGCAGTGTTTCTGGCTAGCCTCACATACGGTGTGTATTAAATGTCTTGAGCAGCTGCACCCTCACATATCACATAGAACTGATCTTACTGCATGCTTCTAATCTCTGGAAAACATGCTGCTGAATTCCAACCATGTCCAGGAAATACTCCTACTTCAAACCTGAACTTCTTTCCCTCTTGAAATACtgattctgcatttttatttaaatcctgtgctccagctgcgAGCTTGTCTTTGTATGCATGGATTGAGCTCTGTTTCACGTACACAGTGTTCCTAAAACACAAGTTACTCATTTTTTGCTGAGCAGCCTGCTTTACATATTGACGCTCAACACTGCAACATGGAGATCATGGTGACACCGAGATGCATGTGTGCATATACCTTTTCTTTGGCAGTTTAATCTTCGCAATATAACTCAGGCAGTAGTTGATCAGATCTTGAAGTATGTCCTCGCCCAGGTAACCCTGAATGTTCTAACAAAATAAACACCATTCAACCAAGGGTTCAGAATTTGATATTCTAAAACCAAGTCACATGGAAAACACAGACATTGGATAATCATGCGTGGTTAATGCCACAGAGAAACATTCCTTCAATAAGCAACCCTCAGTCCATGCACACATGGTAATAACAATGTTTTGGTAATAATGAGAGGCACgcatttttcttactgtttactttttttttaaaccataaaacaaaatctgattTAATATGCTCCCTACTGGTACCTGCTTTAGGAGGAAACAGTGTGGCCTAAACAAAAAGTTGCAGTTAATATCTACTGTAGCCAAGTGTGAAGAAATGGGAGATGGTTACTGCAGTAAATTGGCAACCACTGCTCAATTTCAGCCAGGAtctcttttaaatttttaatctcCATTACTATGTTGAACCAATGAAGGTGATTAGGGCATCTAGAATCAGATGTACTTTTATATTGATTTAGAGTATTTACCTTCTACCTTATGCAACATATCACAATGTGCACTCTGAATTAATAGCTAAAAAGCAGCTACAAGGAATCTAGAAGAAACTTTCTGAACCCAAAGGCCAGCAGACATCAGCTATAAAATGCCATATTCCATAGGACCTCCAGGAGCAGTGGGCTTGGCCCCATTTCCTATGCATAagctgagggaaaggctgttcCAGGATTTTCACTGTTCTTATTCAGTCAAACACTCCAGACTTGAATAGCTTTTGGTTCGGAGAATACCCCAAAGAATAAAGTTTAAGGTGCAGATGGTCATTGCATGAATCAGAGCACCAAATGAGTGATCTGTTACAGAAGGAACACATGAAAATAGCAGCAATTCTGGCCTTAGTTAGAAGGGTGATTACAGAAGACTGCACCGgagcaacaaagcaaaaacttttGTAGgtaatttctcttttgtgttACTGGAAATTTCACACTTACCTGCTTGCTCAGGAATTTCCCATCTTTGTATGCTACAAGACCATTTTCTGGAAAAACGTAGTCAAATTTTTCAACCActacaaccaaacaaaaagaccaTAACTTACGATTTCCCCTGTACGTTTAATGCAGAATTGTCTTACACATTAAACAGGTGAAACATTAGACCATAAAGCATGAAAGATTCAGCAGCACAACATTGAGCACAAGATCAAAGCTGCTCTTATTTCTCTTCCAAGATTAACACACATCTCAGATTATGTGAAGCCTTTCAGTTGTTACCTGTATTTCTGCTTAAAGGCTCCTTCTCTCCTGCAAATATGCCTCTCTGCATTAAATGTGGGGAAGTGACCTCAAATATTACAGAAGCCTGGAATGCAGCTGGGCTAGAGAGCACATCAAATACAACcatttcaggtttgttttctctATGTTACTAACCTATAATAGATGTTGGAGGATTGTGAGAATCTCACTACAATGCAGGATGATACTGCTTACTGGAGACCACTTGTAAGCCAAGCAAATTCTGAGCTATCTGGGCACAACAGGCAGCTATCAGTGGCATCAATGAAGTAAAGACCACTGAAGATAAGTCTCTGAGATAGGAAAGGAAATGTCTCCCAAAGGACTAGAGCAAGAGTCCATCTCTGCATCCTAACCCCACAGCCAGCTGAGCAGCCTGCACAGGCGTATGTCATCTACGTAATGCCAGGAACAGCAACGCTGAAACACCCTGCTACAGTACAGTACCGAGCTGGGTTTCACCGTCAACACATCGGGGTGCCACTAACACGCAAACCTGGCTGCCGTTTGTGAGCAGCTGTCACAGGCAGAGCACAATGCAGCACCAccaggaaaaaagttaaaaggcaggaaggaggaaaagagatcGGGTTTAACCTACACTTAACCTTCGCAACTTCCTTGTGAGCAACTGGGCACGAGGGGTTGCCCCTGGCAGCCCTTACCATCGTCGCccagctgctccttcagcttttcaaaatccGAGCCGCCCACCACGCCGACCTTCACCTTCTGGCGCAGCTCCTGCAGAAACGCCGCCATCTCCGCCGTGATTTTCTAGgttcagaataaattaattagaTTCGTCGGCATGCTCACCAAGAGACCAACACCTCCACTGCGCAAGAATTATTAAACCCCAGGAATGCCGTGCGGAACCTTAAGAAAAAGGGAGGATTTCGGGGTTTTTTGCCTTAAGCGGCGAAGCCAGCCGGCCAGTCCCGCAGCAGGGCCCGGGGCGGCCGCGTCCCCTGCTCCGTGCTGCCAGGGGGCCGCGGCCCTcagcgcccccctcccccgacCCCTCAGCGGCCCACTCTCCCCCGGCCCCTCAGCGCCCACGGCCCATcaccgccccgcgcccggccggCGCCCACGGGCTTGCGCGCCCCAACAcccccggcggggcccggcacCGCGCCGCGCCACAGCGCCCCGGCCCCACGGGACTCGCCTGGCGCGGGGCCGTGAGGGTGCCGTCCACGTCGAAGAGGCAGAGCGCAGCGGGCTGCGACGGCGCCATTGCgcccggccgggcggcgggagcgggacCGCGGGGGCCGCCGGGAAACAGGGGGtgccgccccctcccgccctgCCGCGCGGCGGGGGAACGCGACGGGGGAACGCGGCGGCGCGGCTATGGCGGCGGTAagcggggcgggcggctgcTCGGGGGTCTCTGCTGCCGGGGGACCTGCGACCGGCCCTGCGGCCCTTCCCCGGGCGGGCgcagcggagcggagcggggccgcccgTGAGGCGCCGGCAGCGCGGCTGGGCCGCGGCCGTCTCAGGGGAACTGAGGGAGGGCGGCGCGCGGCGCCTCAGGAGTGGGCGCGGGCGGACGGgccggggggaggcgggggggggcccggggctggggaccGGCCGGAGGGATGCGGGGGGAACCGGGGCcaggggcgggccgggggccggcTAGGCGGGCACCGGGGCATCAGCGTCTCTACCCGCCGCGCTGGGCCGCCCGCCTGCTGTGGCCCCCGCGGCCCGGGCCCTCGAGTGATGGCGGCCCCTGCCCCGCGCCCGTCACCGTGGCGGTCGGCCCCGTGGCGCCTCCCCGCACAGGCCGGCTCGGCAGCGCAGGAGGTCCCTTTCGTCTCTTGTGCAGGTCCCTAACGCGCGGTCcctgtttcagtgctgctcGTGCTCTGCGCCTCTTTGCTGTGCATAGTCCGCTTTGTTCCCGACGTTGCTGTTTAGGTGGTTATTTAACGTTTCACCGATTTCACTGGCCAGCAGCCCCAGACTCTCTTACCCTCTTGGTGTAGAAGCAACCCGTAGTGCTGGTGCTTTCACTTTGGTGTTGGTCAAAAGAAGAGAGGCAGGGGTTGCTGTAAGCTTGCCTTCGGGAAGCTAACTTTGGTACCGGCCGTATTGCCAAAAGTGTTTTCCCTcttcagctgcagggagccatGCAAGTGTGAGCAGCAGTTTCCTGACATAATGCTAGTTTTCAAATACAAGGTTACAGTGACCTGGGGCTTATGCTTACTGTCATTAGGTGCCGAAGGAACAGATTCTGAGCTAAATTATTCAGTTATAAAGAAGACTCAAGTGATGACCTGTGGGAATATTCCTTTACAGGCTAGGCTCTGCAGCATTAGGACAGAAGTCTGCATGGCACCGTTGTTTGGGAGATGTCTACAAAACAAGCTCTGGACAAGGTCATGGAGGAAGGAAGGTGCTCGCCCACCCTGGCTTTTTGGTACATGGGAGTGTTTGCACTCGCAAAAACAGCAATTTCATGGTGTTAGTAATTACCTGGGGAGACAGCGAGAGCCACCTGTGCGTCTGTACCACTTGGCCCCCGCTGCCACGGTCCAACAAAAGGCTATGGATAAGAAGGCAGAAGAGTTCAAGCTGGTCTACAGGTTTCCATGGATTAAATACTGCAAGGTGCTGTCCAGACTGAAGCTGTTGCAGACTGCCACCACCATGGTCACTCTGCCTCCCATCTGCTACCTCTATCTGCAAGACCAGGTTTCTCTGAATATCCTCTTATATACAACTGGCATTGCATTCTTTGCTGGTGCAATGTTGTATGGTATGAGCTACTTTTTCAGACGAATTATTGGATTGATCTACTTAAATGAAACTGGCCATACTGTCAGAGTGGCCCACTTGACATTTTGGGGAAGGCGGAATGACATTTACTGTCCCATAGAGACAGTGATGACTTTGGATGAAGTTGGAGATAGCAAGGGGGAGCTACTTCTGCAGTTCAAACGGTATAATAGTACAGATATTTTATACTTTACAATTAAGTTTGGCCAGATTGTAGACAGACAGAAGTTTACTCAGATATTTGGAGAACTTAAGTGATACAGCAGGTAGTTTCCAGTGATTTTCCTTGTTGCATGTTGTGCTTATTCTTCTGCAAAAGTTCAGTTAGTTTGGCAAACCAACATACTTCTGTCATTTTCCTATGCAAACCCTGCTGGTAAGTGCACTTGGTGTAGGAAGTAGCAATGGTAAAAAACAATCCCCAGATTAAATATCTTTGCAACTGGTTTATGGTGTGGGCAGCATCTCTTGGTGTCGGATAGTGATGTGTGCAGTGCGCTGTTGCCAGCAGCTCTGAGTCTAAACTGCCCTGCCTGGAATGTGTGGGAGGTGGCCGAATTACCGATCCTGACCCTGTTTCAGCTGCCCCTTGGGTGGGtttgaaacaggaaaaactCTTGAAGTGAAATGCAGTAACTCTGCCAGAGCTTCTTCACTTTAAGTTCATTGGGTTTTTTAGTGAATGTTAGGTTGACTGGGAAGCCTCTTGAAATTAAAACTTGTCTCACGCATACATACTCGTGCATTCACGATACTGCGCTAGCTAGGAAGAGCGATATCTAATGCTgtagggggaagggggggctcTCTTGGCAAGGTCTTCCAGGATGTGAACATAACTAGGCAAAACAAAGGTGCATGTTGCAAGACACATCATTCGGCTGTGAGGGTAAGTTAAAGACTGGGACAGCATTCCAGGAGCCTCTCATAGAATCTGCTTTCCCACTGGAATCAAGGAAGAACACTCCTAAACTGTGGTGCTGTGAATTACAGGGACAGCCTGTGATCCCTTGTTCCGTTTGGATCCTAGTGATCATCTTGACAATTTGGAACTACGTGTCCTTCTTTGCATCTATTCATGTTTGTGCTTCTTTCGTATGTATAAATGACACTTAGTCAATGCTGTAACACTTGAGTTGCAAGAACTTCTGTAAATGTTACCAGAACTACCTTGAATTATGTGAATTAAGCAGTATTCTGTGAAGATTACCACATAACCTGGGTAACAAGTCATATGTATCCCTTGATGTGTTTACCCATTTGGGTGTTATCCGAACATCAACAGTTCTGTTGCCAGATACCCTTTCTACTCCCTACTGCCCCAGTCTGGGTTTAcctaaaatgaaacaaaaaaaaggaaagacaccTACAGTCTGTGTTGGATTAAGGCTGAAAATATGTGTACTTTGTGTTCTGTTGAACTTGCAGGGTTGATCACCTCAGCACCTATGTCTATGAAGGACAGTGGTCTTACTATGTGGTGTTAGTGTAAATTCTCCTTTTCCAAAACCTCAATAGAAATAAGGAGCAGGATTTAAACCCGAGAAAGAATCAAACCTGATCACTTGCAACACATAAAACTTTTTAGGAATTGTCAGAAGCAAGTTAATGCCTTACACTGCTCTTCTAGCTGTTACCTCACCTGAAACTGGCAAATAAACTGGCCCTCACCAGCACAGGAACTTGGGAGCATTCCTTTCCCTGGTTCTTCCTCACGTGTATCGAAACCTCTGTCGCTTGGTGGATCAGCAGATGCAAGTAAGTAAAACTGCCACTGCTAACCCTGATTAACTGttcatttaatgttttaaatgattCACTTAGGCATGTACTAAGTGTAAAATGAAAAGCCCTGGAGAAGTtcaattataaatattttatttaagaatattGATTACACATGAGATGTCATTTGTTATGAATCTGTGTACAGTTACTACTTACACCATGAAGTGTAGTTAAGTAtttgtttaaacatttatttggcACTGTCCACAGGATGCTGTAAACAATATTAACTTTATATGCTTCAGCTGCAGTGCTTTATGTATTCTCTAACATGATTTCATCAACATGTTTTACACAAGTATACAGTTACTGAGTGTcagtaaaaattataaaaacacCTAGAGTATTCATAATAAAAGTGAAGATGTGGTAAGAGTTCAGATTACTGGACCTTTGCTTCTGTAAAAGTACAAGACTCGCTAGAGACATTTACTAAAACTACTGCACTGATATGTTGAGCAAACTAATTCCCAAAATGCTGTCAAATACAGTTCTCAGTTTGACTTTCTTCTTGCTGATAATATGCTTATGAGGACAGCAATGACAGTGAGGTTTTGTTGAACACCAATTTACCAGTCTTTCCTCCAGATTTCTACAACTGCTGTTCAAAAACCTGCTCAGGTTCTGACCAGCTGGTACCAGGATTCTGGTTTCTGCAGAGAGGTTTACAGAAATCCCCTTACTTTTAAGCTAGCTGAAGTGAGTGTACTTGAGTTTCCCTGAACCAGcactcaaaaaaattaaatagggAAACCACAATTAACACTTCTCCAAGCAGCTAAGAAACTTCCACGTTTTGGTAACTGTATTAAACATGTAAATCTTTTAACTGCTCTGTCTCTTATTATGTACTTGAAAATTGTGGTCAGATCCTAATAGGGTGACCGTAACGTCCACTGTGGTCCCTGCTTTTTGGTGCAAACGTAGTTAAACTTGGCAAGCAAAATCCAGATGCTTGCTAGCCAAGAGACTGGAGAAAAGAGGTACGAGACCTAGTTCAAGTCAGCCTTAAGTAAAGGGACATCCAAAACAGTTCTCTGAGGAGAAACAAATTCCATCGACTGTTGACACTTTTTTGGATCCTGGGGCTTTCTAGATATCTGAAATACCAAGGACTTAGcataaactattaaaaaaaggattacTTTGCATTATAAATGTGCAGTTGGGACTTGGCCTTCACTGTAGTGGCTCTGATGTCAAGTAAGGGCTAAGATCAAGCAGTTCtgctgtagtttaaaaaaaacagctcaAGCAGAACTTGTAGTAGATAAATTAATGGCTATTGTGTGTTACGGCcaaacagtaaaataatctCAAATCATTCAAGATTGCTGACAGAGGTGGAAGTGACAAGCTTTGCATGATTCTCTAAGCTTTTTCAAATTACATACTTCAGGTTATAGTTTTCTCTGTACAACTCTGATTGTAAGAGAAATCAGACGTTTTAAAATCCAGGATAAGGAAAAAAGTTCTTCAGTCCCACTTAAGAGCGCCGCCCGTGTGGCTGAGCGCGTCAGTGCCGCTGCAGCGGTACGTGTAGGCTGAAGGCTGGGCACAGCGTAGCTGATGGCGTCCTGATCCCGCTGCTGTGGCAGGCGTCTGTATGCAAGGGAATAAAGCTGGAAATTACTCTGTCAAATACTGTACTTGGCAGTGGTGGAAAGCAGAGCTTTCCTCGAAACACCAATTTCATTCCAGCTACCACTAGAAAATGGCGCTTTCTGCACGGCCGGCACGTGGCTGTGTCATGCCATACTTGCTGCCTCTGGGCACGGGGGTAAACCTGGGGTCACCTGCGAAAACAGACTCTGCCAGGTCATATTTAGAATATCAAATAGTCAGGGCCATGAACGTAGAGAGGACTCTGCAGTTAATATGACCCAAGCCAGAAGATGGAGGGCCACAGCTTCTACAAATGCACAGTGTGGGACAGCGGCATGTACCTGCTGGTGACCAGTACCAATGCTCTGCCTGGGTCCAGTCTGTGGAGCAGCTTGCCTTGGGCAGGATTACAGACAGAACACAAACCTTAGTTTATGACTTTACACTTATCTTGTAAGTAGAGAAGACATGAATTAATGCAAACTAATTTCATAATCAGCTGTTCTGTGTGAGGGAACTGCTTTTTACTTGAAGTTTGCTAAGATGTCACTGAAAATGTTCAGGAAGAGGTGCGCATGGTGATCTTTGAAGATCAGCGTTGGACGGAAACGAATCGATCTGTCGCCACAGCCTCCCAGCACCACACCTAAACCAAGAGCAGAACGGGTCCTCTGGTCATTTCCATTTTTGCCAAATACCCAGAAAACACAGCCCTCCCGACAAGGTTCAGCTCACTGCAGAGGCCCAACAGATGCTCCCCCAGCCACTGCCAACCACAAGATGCTACACGTAGTCACTGCTGCAAAGGGGCCTCAAGCTTCACAGCAGCTTGGAACACTGGGGGTGCCTGTGGCTGTTCTGTAAAACAGGTGGAGTGCTGGGACTAatcccagcagcagtgcaaggACTCCGTCCAGCGGAGAGCTCGGACAGCGTCTGAGGCTTCAAAGCTGCAATACCCTGATGGTTAAGTACCTCACCGCCAGAACGAGCAAGACACAGCAGGTTTCTttgcaattttgtttttaaactactttggttttcattacaaaaagttaaaaatatctCAGTGCTGGCAAACTTCTTCCTGCAGTACTTTAAATGcatggttttgttgggttttttcacccccaaatcttaaaaacttAATTCTTTGAAATAGCTGTGGGCAATAAAAATCCATACCATTGAGCTGAGCTTACCTTGCCTCTATGCATAGCCTTGGTTTACCATGAAACAAACCACTtgccttctctccctgctgacTTAGTttccaagaacaaaaaatatcagtgtcTCTTACACTGTAAAATTTTGGTTTCAAAATAGTTTACAAGCATCATGCCTGCTTCTTTCAAGAGGTatgagcaacagcagcaaacccAGGGCCTACACGCAGTTAGATTCAACAAGAATGTTAGGTAGGCTTCAGATCACAAGGCTCCCCTCCCAATACCTGCGCTTGTCTACAGCTGGGTGAGGATTCTGGAGTAAGAGAGGGATGTAGCTGTAGGTCTGTGCCCGTTTTTGGCAACTCGTTATTTCATTATTAGGTATCCCATAGAATTCATAGCTCTGTGTTTTCCTGAGTGACAGTTATATTAACTTCCAATTTTCCTCAGCTGTGTCTAGAAATAAGCCATGCCTGGGTGCACTTCACTGCAGAGGAATAGGAAAGTGTTGTTGCAAAAACTCATGCCCTGCGTAGATCTCTTCAGTAATGTCAGACCTATAGAGAAAAGTCAGTGTTCACACCATGCAATGGTCTGGTCTGATGTCTCTGAAAACGCAAGTGTTGCCAGAAAAGTCTAAATACAGCTTTGATCATAATTTCACTCTTGTCCTCTGCTATTGTAGTGCACATACACcatacaaaaaaggaaaacggAAAGCATTACGTGTGTGCCCTTTGGCATTTGAAgttaatacacacacacacaaactttcTTACCTTTGTTTCTGGCTATTGTAATCAACTTGTTTCTAGTTGCA
This genomic window contains:
- the PMM2 gene encoding phosphomannomutase 2, with amino-acid sequence MAPSQPAALCLFDVDGTLTAPRQKITAEMAAFLQELRQKVKVGVVGGSDFEKLKEQLGDDVVEKFDYVFPENGLVAYKDGKFLSKQNIQGYLGEDILQDLINYCLSYIAKIKLPKKRGTFIEFRNGMLNVSPIGRSCSQEERIEFYELDKKEGIREKFVADLRREFAGKGLTFSIGGQISFDVFPDGWDKRYCLGIVANDGFKTIYFFGDKTMPGGNDYEIFTDSRTEGHSVTSPQDTRRICEELFF
- the TMEM186 gene encoding transmembrane protein 186 isoform X3 codes for the protein MAAARLCSIRTEVCMAPLFGRCLQNKLWTRSWRKEGARPPWLFGTWECLHSQKQQFHGVSNYLGRQREPPVRLYHLAPAATVQQKAMDKKAEEFKLVYRFPWIKYCKVLSRLKLLQTATTMVTLPPICYLYLQDQVSLNILLYTTGIAFFAGAMLYGMSYFFRRIIGLIYLNETGHTVRVAHLTFWGRRNDIYCPIETVMTLDEVGDSKGELLLQFKRYNSTDILYFTIKFGQIVDRQKFTQIFGELK
- the TMEM186 gene encoding transmembrane protein 186 isoform X2: MLASHLLAGQAEDKPWLLAVAVQVQSKPFGSEPQARLCSIRTEVCMAPLFGRCLQNKLWTRSWRKEGARPPWLFGTWECLHSQKQQFHGVSNYLGRQREPPVRLYHLAPAATVQQKAMDKKAEEFKLVYRFPWIKYCKVLSRLKLLQTATTMVTLPPICYLYLQDQVSLNILLYTTGIAFFAGAMLYGMSYFFRRIIGLIYLNETGHTVRVAHLTFWGRRNDIYCPIETVMTLDEVGDSKGELLLQFKRCYLT
- the TMEM186 gene encoding transmembrane protein 186 isoform X1 yields the protein MLASHLLAGQAEDKPWLLAVAVQVQSKPFGSEPQARLCSIRTEVCMAPLFGRCLQNKLWTRSWRKEGARPPWLFGTWECLHSQKQQFHGVSNYLGRQREPPVRLYHLAPAATVQQKAMDKKAEEFKLVYRFPWIKYCKVLSRLKLLQTATTMVTLPPICYLYLQDQVSLNILLYTTGIAFFAGAMLYGMSYFFRRIIGLIYLNETGHTVRVAHLTFWGRRNDIYCPIETVMTLDEVGDSKGELLLQFKRYNSTDILYFTIKFGQIVDRQKFTQIFGELK